In a genomic window of Methanosarcina horonobensis HB-1 = JCM 15518:
- a CDS encoding 4Fe-4S binding protein, which yields MVAKIDADACTGCGSCIDECPAAAITLSDDDIAVVDEDECLDCGACEDACPNGAITLE from the coding sequence ATGGTAGCAAAAATCGATGCCGACGCCTGCACAGGCTGTGGAAGCTGTATAGATGAATGCCCTGCAGCTGCAATCACCCTCAGTGACGATGATATTGCAGTTGTAGACGAAGATGAATGCCTTGACTGCGGTGCATGTGAAGATGCCTGCCCGAACGGGGCAATCACCCTCGAGTAA